In Nicotiana tabacum cultivar K326 unplaced genomic scaffold, ASM71507v2 Un00346, whole genome shotgun sequence, one DNA window encodes the following:
- the LOC142179096 gene encoding uncharacterized protein LOC142179096, whose amino-acid sequence MTSLTVLLRHSGKWNGESNYVEYSIEGILIKEYASYNDLVESISNQLGIDLSSKSIKIQYKVEGNSTPMEIHNDMGYRVYVELKKENREFGIYALLCMSEDCEWRFKASSINKSELLKVREFIDNHTCPLKKKVYEQRQTSSSLIGGMIKPKLANHKRKYTPKDIIDDVKSDLGVYVSYMLAWRAKEKAMNFLRGEPADSYKKLPGYLYTMDMTYPGHILPLAYGVIDSENDAAWTWFFEQFKIAYGDRENTCIVSDRNESIIKSVPRVYPDVPHFACIWHLWNNSDGEGEKVDIRVKEYLELAGYEKWARFYAPVNRGWTMTSNIAESINAALVSARELPIYDFLEEVRKMFGRWNCSNRKEATQTYTMLGKKYQEMLTLNEAMSTRITSKFLMPEEYCSNYYKPNTVVMTYDVPVYPLPDRNDWNIPAHVAEEVVLPPKWKRPPGRPKKKRDKPLSELMQPKNQHSCSICGQGGHNKQTCINAPHRI is encoded by the exons ATGACAAGTTTAACAGTATTGTTGCGTCATTCTGGCAAGTGGAACGGTGAGAGCAATTACGTCGAATATTCAATTGAGGGAATACTGATAAAGGAGTATGCATCGTATAATGATTTAGTTGAGTCAATTTCTAATCAACTGGGCATAGATTTGAGCTCAAAGTCCATTAAAATTCAATACAAAGTAGAAGGGAATAGCACGCCAATGGAAATACACAATGACATGGGTTACAGGGTGTATGTAGAGTtgaaaaaagagaacagagaattcGGGAT TTATGCATTATTATGTATGTCAGAAGATTGTGAATGGAGGTTTAAGGCTTCGAGCATTAACAAATCAGAACTATTAAAAGTGAGAGAGTTCATTGATAACCATACATGTCCGCTGAAGAAAAAGGTGTATGAGCAGCGACAGACAAGTAGTAGCCTTATAGGTGGTATGATTAAGCCTAAGCTTGCTAATCATAAGAGGAAATACACCCCAAAggatattattgatgatgtgaaatCAGATTTAGGTGTATATGTTAGCTACATGTTGGCGTGGCGGGctaaagaaaaggcaatgaattTTTTGAGAGGTGAACCAGCTGATTCATACAAAAAATTACCAGGATACCTATATACAATGGATATGACATATCCTG GTCATATATTGCCATTAGCATATGGTGTTATTGATTCAGAGAACGATGCTGCTTGGACgtggttctttgagcaattcaagatagCATACGGTGACAGGGAAAACACGTGCATCGTTTCAGATAGAAATGAGAGTATCATTAAATCTGTACCGAGAGTGTATCCAGATGTACCGCATTTTGCATGTATATGGCATCTATGGAACAAC TCTGAtggagaaggtgagaaggtaGATATTAGGGTGAAAGAATACTTGGAGTTAGCTGGATACGAAAAGTGGGCTAGGTTCTATGCACCTGTTAATAGGGGATGGACCATGACGTCAAATATTGCTGAGTCAATCAATGCCGCACTAGTGTCAGCAAGGGAATTGCCAATATACGACTTCCTCGAAGAAGTTAGGAAGATGTTTGGACGTTGGAATTGTAGTAACCGCAAAGAAGCTACACAGACATACACAATGCTTGGAAAAAAATACCAGGAGATGCTGACTTTGAATGAGGCAATGTCTACACGCATAACT AGCAAGTTTCTAATGCCAGAAGAATATTGCTCTAACTATTACAAACCAAATACTGTTGTAATGACATACGATGTGCCTGTGTACCCGCTACCGGACAGAAATGACTGGAATATACCAGCACATGTTGCAGAAGAGGTTGTACTACCACCCAAATGGAAAAGACCTCCTGGAAGGCCAAAGAAGAAGCGCGATAAACCTTTAAGTGAATTGATGCAGCCGAAaaatcaacattcatgtagcataTGTGGGCAGGGAGGACATAACAAGCAAACATGTATAAATGCTCCACATAGGATTTAG
- the LOC107764839 gene encoding F-box protein At3g07870-like produces the protein MFIYDSLLNDRLILNNPFTGDYKKLPKFIEFEEQQVISGFGFHPITKEYKAIKIVYYSNTYSIPSKIRNVEVWMLCRSDVQIFSLSRSKCRSIGEVHYFLDTKSTGVLVKGRLHWLSKRRRQNGHFERSIVSLDLDDERFGQVPRPNFSFNQLDRSAYHLAVIGGCLSAV, from the coding sequence ATGTTTATATATGATTCATTACTCAATGATAGACTCATTCTGAACAATCCTTTTACTGGTGACTACAAGAAGCTCCCAAAATTTATTGAGTTTGAAGAGCAACAAGTAATATCTGGATTTGGATTTCATCCTATTACAAAGGAGTACAAGGCTATCAAGATTGTGTACTACTCAAATACCTATAGCATACCTTCAAAGATCCGTAATGTTGAAGTGTGGATGCTATGCAGAAGCGACGTTCAAATATTTAGTCTTAGTAGAAGTAAATGCAGGAGCATTGGGGAAGTACACTATTTTCTTGACACCAAATCAACAGGAGTTTTGGTGAAGGGACGGCTACATTGGTTGAGTAAAAGGAGAAGGCAAAATGGCCATTTCGAGAGATCCATTGTGTCCCTTGACCTAGATGATGAGAGATTTGGTCAGGTCCCTAGGCCTAATTTCAGCTTTAACCAACTGGACAGGTCTGCTTATCATCTTGCAGTTATAGGAGGGTGTCTTTCTGCTGTTTAA